One genomic region from Spiroplasma endosymbiont of Polydrusus cervinus encodes:
- a CDS encoding DDE-type integrase/transposase/recombinase, protein MKENNIQAEYVKRMHRKILIKQNRNKNIIKYPDLVNRNFNDIKERFSILFTDVTYLIWNGKKHYQSTILDGYTKEIIDVKWSKFNNNKLVIDNLNYAINKIKKIKKDLNKIIIHSDHGYQYTSKDYNSKCLDNKIIISMGKNYHCADNIIIESFHSLLKKGTIHNKNYKSHNEYINDVKKWNKWYSNQKEKYIINESL, encoded by the coding sequence ATGAAAGAAAATAATATTCAAGCTGAATATGTAAAGCGTATGCATAGAAAAATATTAATAAAACAAAATAGAAATAAAAATATAATTAAATATCCTGATTTAGTAAATCGTAATTTTAATGATATTAAAGAAAGATTTTCAATTTTATTTACTGATGTAACTTATTTAATTTGAAATGGTAAAAAACATTATCAATCAACAATACTTGATGGATATACTAAAGAAATTATTGATGTAAAATGATCAAAATTTAATAATAACAAACTTGTAATTGATAATTTAAATTATGCAATTAATAAAATTAAAAAAATAAAAAAAGATTTAAATAAAATAATAATTCATTCAGATCACGGATATCAATATACATCTAAAGATTACAATAGTAAATGTTTAGATAACAAAATTATAATTTCAATGGGTAAAAATTATCATTGTGCAGACAACATTATTATTGAAAGTTTTCATTCATTACTTAAAAAAGGAACAATCCATAATAAAAATTATAAATCTCATAATGAATATATTAATGATGTTAAAAAATGAAATAAATGATATTCAAACCAAAAAGAAAAATATATAATAAATGAAAGTTTGTAA
- a CDS encoding transposase family protein produces MARKGQKFNKYTAYFRKMIVQEVKNNSISFIAKKYQINKKTVASWYENFNKGILNTNKGPKESFEKRDLNYYKVRYELLKKLHDFYN; encoded by the coding sequence ATGGCAAGAAAAGGACAAAAATTTAATAAATATACAGCATATTTTCGAAAAATGATAGTACAAGAGGTTAAAAATAATAGTATAAGTTTTATTGCAAAAAAATATCAAATTAATAAAAAAACTGTTGCTTCATGGTATGAAAATTTTAATAAAGGAATTTTAAACACCAATAAAGGTCCAAAAGAATCATTTGAAAAAAGAGATTTAAACTATTACAAAGTTAGGTATGAATTACTAAAAAAGCTTCATGACTTTTACAATTAA
- the rplL gene encoding 50S ribosomal protein L7/L12, translating into MALSKDDIIKALEGMKLAELNELVKAIEDHFGIITAAAVAVAPADGVTDAGPSEVNIVLTDSGPSKVAIIKLVKEITGKELMAAKAIVDKLPAVIKVKVKVEEAEEIKGQLVAAGATVELK; encoded by the coding sequence ATGGCATTATCAAAAGATGATATTATTAAAGCATTAGAAGGAATGAAATTAGCAGAACTAAATGAATTAGTAAAAGCAATTGAAGATCATTTTGGAATTATTACTGCGGCAGCAGTTGCAGTAGCACCAGCAGATGGTGTAACAGATGCAGGACCTTCAGAAGTTAATATTGTATTAACAGATTCAGGGCCAAGTAAAGTTGCAATTATTAAATTAGTTAAAGAAATTACTGGAAAAGAATTAATGGCAGCAAAAGCTATTGTTGATAAATTACCAGCAGTAATTAAAGTAAAAGTAAAAGTTGAAGAAGCAGAAGAAATTAAAGGACAATTAGTAGCAGCAGGTGCTACAGTTGAGCTTAAATAA
- the rplJ gene encoding 50S ribosomal protein L10: protein MKPAMKIKTAVVNEIINNFKTSNSSVVVEYQKLTVAEFTELRRMLTKKEIKIKVYKNNLVNLAAKEAGFVELDQFLTGPNAFAFGMGEQMAAAKNLAKFAKTHPAIKLKAGIYEGKVLDTKAIIEIAALPTKDELLSIFASSLLYPLYMFAIAVKEIAKTRSE, encoded by the coding sequence ATGAAGCCAGCAATGAAAATTAAAACGGCAGTTGTTAATGAAATTATTAATAACTTTAAAACTTCTAATTCATCAGTTGTTGTTGAATATCAAAAATTAACGGTTGCTGAATTTACAGAACTAAGAAGAATGCTTACAAAAAAAGAAATAAAAATTAAAGTATATAAAAATAACTTAGTGAACTTGGCTGCTAAAGAGGCCGGATTTGTTGAGTTAGATCAATTTTTAACAGGTCCTAATGCTTTTGCGTTTGGTATGGGCGAACAGATGGCTGCCGCAAAAAATTTAGCAAAATTTGCAAAAACACATCCAGCAATAAAATTAAAAGCTGGAATTTATGAGGGTAAAGTCTTGGATACCAAAGCAATTATTGAAATTGCGGCGTTACCAACAAAAGACGAGTTACTTTCAATCTTTGCATCAAGTTTATTATACCCATTATATATGTTTGCAATAGCAGTTAAAGAAATTGCTAAAACAAGAAGTGAATAA